In Populus nigra chromosome 10, ddPopNigr1.1, whole genome shotgun sequence, the following proteins share a genomic window:
- the LOC133704360 gene encoding 7-dehydrocholesterol reductase-like isoform X1 produces MAETKTVHSPLVTYASVLSLLTLCPPFVILLWYTMVHADGSVCQTWDFLKQHGLQGFINIWPRPTAISWKIIACYAAFEAALQLLLPGKMVEGPNSPEGNRPVYKANGMAAYTVTLVTYLSLWWFGIFNPSIVYDHLGEIFCALIFGSLVFCIFLYIKGHLAPSSTDSGSSGNIIIDFYWGMELYPRIGKNFDIKVFTNCRFGMMSWAVLALTYCIKQYEQNGKVADSMLVNTILMLVYVTKFFWWEVGYWNTMDIAHDRAGFYICWGCLVWVPSVYTSPGMYLVNHPVNLGLQLALYILAAGVLSIYVNYDCDRQRQEFRRTDGKCLVWGKAPSKIVASYTTTSGETKTSLLLTSGWWGLSRHFHYVPEILSAFFWTVPALFNHFLPYFYVIFLTILLFDRAKRDDDRCGSKYGKYWKLYCERVRYRIVPGIY; encoded by the exons ATGGCAGAAACAAAAACTGTTCATTCGCCACTGGTTACTTATGCTTCAGTGCTCTCGCTTCTCACTCTCTGCCCTCCTTTTGTTATTCTACT ATGGTACACGATGGTGCATGCTGATGGGTCCGTATGTCAAACTTGGGATTTCTTGAAGCAACATGGcttgcaaggatttataaataTTTGGCCAAGGCCCACTGCAATTTCCTGGAAAATTATTGCTTGTTATGCAGCATTTGAGGCTGCACTGCAGCTTCTTTTACCTGGAAAGATGGTTGAGGGTCCAAATTCTCCTGAAGGAAACCGACCTGTTTACAAG GCGAATGGCATGGCAGCGTACACAGTGACTTTGGTTACCTATCTCAGCCTTTGGTG GTTTGGTATATTCAACCCCTCGATTGTTTATGATCATTTGGGAGAAATATTTTGTGCTCTCATTTTTGGAAGCTTAGTCTTCTGTATTTTCTTATACATAAAA GGCCATTTGGCTCCATCGTCTACTGATTCTGGTTCATCTGGGAACATAATAATCGACTTCTATTGG GGTATGGAGCTGTATCCTCGAATTGGAAAGAACTTCGACATCAAAGTTTTCACAAACTGCAGATTTGGGATGATGTCTTGGGCTGTTCTGGCATTGACCTATTGCATTAAGCAG TATGAGCAGAATGGGAAAGTAGCTGATTCCATGCTTGTAAATACAATATTGATGCTGGTGTACGTCACAAAGTTTTTTTGGTGGGAAGTTGGCTACTGGAACACAATGGACATTGCACATGATCGAG CtggattttatatttgttgGGGATGCTTAGTATGGGTTCCATCTGTGTATACTTCTCCGGGCATGTACCTTGTTAACCATCCTGTGAACCTTGGACTTCAG CTTGCACTCTATATACTAGCAGCAGGCGTTCTCTCCATATATGTCAATTATGACTGTGACAGGCAAAGGCAGGAATTTCGCAGAACAGATGGCAAATGTTTGGTCTGGGGAAAGGCTCCATCAAAG ATTGTGGCCTCATACACTACAACATCCGGGGAGACAAAGACAAGCCTCCTTTTGACTTCAGGATG GTGGGGCTTATCTCGTCATTTCCATTATGTACCTGAAATATTATCTGCTTTTTTCTGGACTGTCCCGGCTCTTTTTAATCAC TTTCTACCCTATTTCTATGTGATATTTCTAACCATCCTTCTGTTTGACCGAGCTAAAAGGGATGATGATCGATGTGGATCCAA ATACGGGAAGTACTGGAAGTTGTACTGTGAGAGGGTCCGCTACCGGATTGTTCCGGGAATCTACTAA
- the LOC133704360 gene encoding 7-dehydrocholesterol reductase-like isoform X2, with protein MVHADGSVCQTWDFLKQHGLQGFINIWPRPTAISWKIIACYAAFEAALQLLLPGKMVEGPNSPEGNRPVYKANGMAAYTVTLVTYLSLWWFGIFNPSIVYDHLGEIFCALIFGSLVFCIFLYIKGHLAPSSTDSGSSGNIIIDFYWGMELYPRIGKNFDIKVFTNCRFGMMSWAVLALTYCIKQYEQNGKVADSMLVNTILMLVYVTKFFWWEVGYWNTMDIAHDRAGFYICWGCLVWVPSVYTSPGMYLVNHPVNLGLQLALYILAAGVLSIYVNYDCDRQRQEFRRTDGKCLVWGKAPSKIVASYTTTSGETKTSLLLTSGWWGLSRHFHYVPEILSAFFWTVPALFNHFLPYFYVIFLTILLFDRAKRDDDRCGSKYGKYWKLYCERVRYRIVPGIY; from the exons ATGGTGCATGCTGATGGGTCCGTATGTCAAACTTGGGATTTCTTGAAGCAACATGGcttgcaaggatttataaataTTTGGCCAAGGCCCACTGCAATTTCCTGGAAAATTATTGCTTGTTATGCAGCATTTGAGGCTGCACTGCAGCTTCTTTTACCTGGAAAGATGGTTGAGGGTCCAAATTCTCCTGAAGGAAACCGACCTGTTTACAAG GCGAATGGCATGGCAGCGTACACAGTGACTTTGGTTACCTATCTCAGCCTTTGGTG GTTTGGTATATTCAACCCCTCGATTGTTTATGATCATTTGGGAGAAATATTTTGTGCTCTCATTTTTGGAAGCTTAGTCTTCTGTATTTTCTTATACATAAAA GGCCATTTGGCTCCATCGTCTACTGATTCTGGTTCATCTGGGAACATAATAATCGACTTCTATTGG GGTATGGAGCTGTATCCTCGAATTGGAAAGAACTTCGACATCAAAGTTTTCACAAACTGCAGATTTGGGATGATGTCTTGGGCTGTTCTGGCATTGACCTATTGCATTAAGCAG TATGAGCAGAATGGGAAAGTAGCTGATTCCATGCTTGTAAATACAATATTGATGCTGGTGTACGTCACAAAGTTTTTTTGGTGGGAAGTTGGCTACTGGAACACAATGGACATTGCACATGATCGAG CtggattttatatttgttgGGGATGCTTAGTATGGGTTCCATCTGTGTATACTTCTCCGGGCATGTACCTTGTTAACCATCCTGTGAACCTTGGACTTCAG CTTGCACTCTATATACTAGCAGCAGGCGTTCTCTCCATATATGTCAATTATGACTGTGACAGGCAAAGGCAGGAATTTCGCAGAACAGATGGCAAATGTTTGGTCTGGGGAAAGGCTCCATCAAAG ATTGTGGCCTCATACACTACAACATCCGGGGAGACAAAGACAAGCCTCCTTTTGACTTCAGGATG GTGGGGCTTATCTCGTCATTTCCATTATGTACCTGAAATATTATCTGCTTTTTTCTGGACTGTCCCGGCTCTTTTTAATCAC TTTCTACCCTATTTCTATGTGATATTTCTAACCATCCTTCTGTTTGACCGAGCTAAAAGGGATGATGATCGATGTGGATCCAA ATACGGGAAGTACTGGAAGTTGTACTGTGAGAGGGTCCGCTACCGGATTGTTCCGGGAATCTACTAA
- the LOC133704626 gene encoding uncharacterized protein LOC133704626 isoform X1, with protein sequence MTEVVSNISPPPGAVATVSDAPPIHCMVKIELFSSLGKNAVETYESGVFEAGGYKWKLVLYPDGNKSNNVKDHISLYLAMVDASSLPRGWEVNVIFRLFLLDQNKDSYLVIQDAAGKERRFHGLKLECGFDQFIKLSTFNDARYGFLLEDTCVLGAEVFVCGERSSGKGEVLSMKKDPTASKYAWKIVNFSELDEKRQESQIFSTGDHQWKMVLYPKGKGLGTGTHLSLYLALDLATLPAGCRVYADYTLRLVDQVNDRRNNRYDKAKSWFGASSSENGWSRYIPLSFYQSYTYLVVKDICIIEAEVMVLGIGSPF encoded by the exons ATGACAGAAGTTGTCAGCAATATTTCTCCCCCTCCTG GTGCTGTAGCAACCGTATCAGATGCACCACCCATCCATTGCATGGTTAAAATAGAGTTATTTTCGTCACTTGGGAAAAATGCAGTGGAGACATATGAATCAGGGGTTTTTGAAGCTGGAGGCTATAAATG GAAATTAGTTCTTTATCCGGACGGAAACAAGAGCAATAATGTAAAAGATCACATCTCTCTCTATTTAGCAATGGTTGACGCAAGTTCTCTTCCACGTGGTTGGGAGGTCAACGTGATTTTCCGGTTGTTTTTGCTTGACCAAAACAAGGACAGCTACTTGGTAATTCAAG ATGCAGCAGGAAAGGAAAGACGCTTTCATGGACTGAAGCTTGAATGTGGTTTTGATCAATTCATTAAGCTTTCAACATTTAATGATGCTCGTTATGGATTCCTTCTGGAAGACACTTGTGTGCTTGGAGCTGAAGTATTTGTCTGTGGAGAAAGAAGCAGTGGCAAAGGAGAGGTCTTATCAATGAAAAAGGATCCTACTGCTTCCAAGTACGCTTGGAAGATCGTGAACTTTTCGGAGTTGGATGAAAAACGCCAAGAATCACAAATATTCAGCACGGGAGATCATCAATG GAAGATGGTGCTCTATCCTAAGGGAAAAGGTCTTGGAACGGGCACCCATCTTTCCCTCTACTTGGCTCTGGATTTGGCAACCCTCCCTGCTGGTTGCAGAGTATATGCTGATTACACCTTGCGCCTTGTGGATCAAGTCAATGACAGACGGAACAACCGGTATGATAAAG CTAAAAGCTGGTTTGGTGCCTCAAGCTCAGAAAATGGATGGTCAAGATATATTCCCCTGAGTTTTTATCAGTCTTACACTTACTTGGTTGTCAAGGACATTTGCATAATTGAAGCAGAGGTCATGGTACTTGGAATTGGTTCCCCcttttag
- the LOC133704626 gene encoding uncharacterized protein LOC133704626 isoform X3, with protein MVKIELFSSLGKNAVETYESGVFEAGGYKWKLVLYPDGNKSNNVKDHISLYLAMVDASSLPRGWEVNVIFRLFLLDQNKDSYLVIQDAAGKERRFHGLKLECGFDQFIKLSTFNDARYGFLLEDTCVLGAEVFVCGERSSGKGEVLSMKKDPTASKYAWKIVNFSELDEKRQESQIFSTGDHQWKMVLYPKGKGLGTGTHLSLYLALDLATLPAGCRVYADYTLRLVDQVNDRRNNRYDKAKSWFGASSSENGWSRYIPLSFYQSYTYLVVKDICIIEAEVMVLGIGSPF; from the exons ATGGTTAAAATAGAGTTATTTTCGTCACTTGGGAAAAATGCAGTGGAGACATATGAATCAGGGGTTTTTGAAGCTGGAGGCTATAAATG GAAATTAGTTCTTTATCCGGACGGAAACAAGAGCAATAATGTAAAAGATCACATCTCTCTCTATTTAGCAATGGTTGACGCAAGTTCTCTTCCACGTGGTTGGGAGGTCAACGTGATTTTCCGGTTGTTTTTGCTTGACCAAAACAAGGACAGCTACTTGGTAATTCAAG ATGCAGCAGGAAAGGAAAGACGCTTTCATGGACTGAAGCTTGAATGTGGTTTTGATCAATTCATTAAGCTTTCAACATTTAATGATGCTCGTTATGGATTCCTTCTGGAAGACACTTGTGTGCTTGGAGCTGAAGTATTTGTCTGTGGAGAAAGAAGCAGTGGCAAAGGAGAGGTCTTATCAATGAAAAAGGATCCTACTGCTTCCAAGTACGCTTGGAAGATCGTGAACTTTTCGGAGTTGGATGAAAAACGCCAAGAATCACAAATATTCAGCACGGGAGATCATCAATG GAAGATGGTGCTCTATCCTAAGGGAAAAGGTCTTGGAACGGGCACCCATCTTTCCCTCTACTTGGCTCTGGATTTGGCAACCCTCCCTGCTGGTTGCAGAGTATATGCTGATTACACCTTGCGCCTTGTGGATCAAGTCAATGACAGACGGAACAACCGGTATGATAAAG CTAAAAGCTGGTTTGGTGCCTCAAGCTCAGAAAATGGATGGTCAAGATATATTCCCCTGAGTTTTTATCAGTCTTACACTTACTTGGTTGTCAAGGACATTTGCATAATTGAAGCAGAGGTCATGGTACTTGGAATTGGTTCCCCcttttag
- the LOC133704626 gene encoding uncharacterized protein LOC133704626 isoform X2, with the protein MTEVVSNISPPPGAVATVSDAPPIHCMVKIELFSSLGKNAVETYESGVFEAGGYKWKLVLYPDGNKSNNVKDHISLYLAMVDASSLPRGWEVNVIFRLFLLDQNKDSYLVIQAGKERRFHGLKLECGFDQFIKLSTFNDARYGFLLEDTCVLGAEVFVCGERSSGKGEVLSMKKDPTASKYAWKIVNFSELDEKRQESQIFSTGDHQWKMVLYPKGKGLGTGTHLSLYLALDLATLPAGCRVYADYTLRLVDQVNDRRNNRYDKAKSWFGASSSENGWSRYIPLSFYQSYTYLVVKDICIIEAEVMVLGIGSPF; encoded by the exons ATGACAGAAGTTGTCAGCAATATTTCTCCCCCTCCTG GTGCTGTAGCAACCGTATCAGATGCACCACCCATCCATTGCATGGTTAAAATAGAGTTATTTTCGTCACTTGGGAAAAATGCAGTGGAGACATATGAATCAGGGGTTTTTGAAGCTGGAGGCTATAAATG GAAATTAGTTCTTTATCCGGACGGAAACAAGAGCAATAATGTAAAAGATCACATCTCTCTCTATTTAGCAATGGTTGACGCAAGTTCTCTTCCACGTGGTTGGGAGGTCAACGTGATTTTCCGGTTGTTTTTGCTTGACCAAAACAAGGACAGCTACTTGGTAATTCAAG CAGGAAAGGAAAGACGCTTTCATGGACTGAAGCTTGAATGTGGTTTTGATCAATTCATTAAGCTTTCAACATTTAATGATGCTCGTTATGGATTCCTTCTGGAAGACACTTGTGTGCTTGGAGCTGAAGTATTTGTCTGTGGAGAAAGAAGCAGTGGCAAAGGAGAGGTCTTATCAATGAAAAAGGATCCTACTGCTTCCAAGTACGCTTGGAAGATCGTGAACTTTTCGGAGTTGGATGAAAAACGCCAAGAATCACAAATATTCAGCACGGGAGATCATCAATG GAAGATGGTGCTCTATCCTAAGGGAAAAGGTCTTGGAACGGGCACCCATCTTTCCCTCTACTTGGCTCTGGATTTGGCAACCCTCCCTGCTGGTTGCAGAGTATATGCTGATTACACCTTGCGCCTTGTGGATCAAGTCAATGACAGACGGAACAACCGGTATGATAAAG CTAAAAGCTGGTTTGGTGCCTCAAGCTCAGAAAATGGATGGTCAAGATATATTCCCCTGAGTTTTTATCAGTCTTACACTTACTTGGTTGTCAAGGACATTTGCATAATTGAAGCAGAGGTCATGGTACTTGGAATTGGTTCCCCcttttag